From one Rhodovulum sp. ES.010 genomic stretch:
- the smc gene encoding chromosome segregation protein SMC, with amino-acid sequence MRFNRLRLNGFKSFVDPTDLVIAEGLTGVVGPNGCGKSNLLEALRWVMGENRPTAMRGGGMEDVIFAGAATRPARNFAEVSLQIDNSDRLAPPEFNDADILEVVRRITRDAGSAYRVGGKDVRARDVQMLFADASTGAHSPALVRQGQISELINAKPRNRRRILEEAAGISGLYQRRHEAELKLNAAEQNLSRVDDVLDQLSQQLSQLARQARQAARYRALSEDLRHAEGLLLYRRWQEADAARATTEAELTERTRAAAAAEATAREAARARETAEEALPPLREEEAIAAAILQRLTVQRDALTEEEVRARDAIETLTGRIAQLGRDMERESGLNRDAGETIARLEEEQAALDQAHEGHGATLESAAAAAQEAAAVLREREDVLSEKTEDVARLSARHQSAQRLREDAARTLSRNEDEAARARTAVGEATAALDAASEAVRAATDRQTQATEAAEAAEAALVAADEARGTAHAREAEARAEQSEAEGEAGALRAEVAALARLVERDTAEAGQVLDQLGVESGYEKALGAALADDLRAPEAETGAASGWVALPPYDRSQPLPDGSAPLAEHVSVPAVLLRRIGQIGLVPDAETGRRLQAELRPGQRLVSPKGDLWRWDGFRAGAEDAPTAAALRLEQRNRLDDLKRDLDRANARAAVAAQAHAELAEDLACTTEADRAAREARRAADRDLAEAGRTLSRAEGERDIAASKLESARMAVSRHEDEATAARARLKEAEAALADLGDLDEARGEVEDIKTTVEAARMTMMARRAAHDELRRDGEARARRLQDIAKEVASWRRRLETAETRIAELADRKAASEEELGRAAAAPEEIAARREELAASIETAEVRRRTAADALAEAETALRETDRAARDSERAAGEAREARAAAEARAEAARDSVAQASARIAEEMETTPAALLESLDAGPDKLPSSETIEHDVTRLKRQRDALGAVNLRAEEDARAVQEEHDTLTAEKHDLEEAIKALRSGIASLNREGRERLLTAFEQVNSNFGMLFTHLFGGGEARLVLVESDDPLEAGLEIMCQPPGKKLSTLSLLSGGEQTLTALALIFGVFLANPAPICVLDEVDAPLDDANVTRFCDLLDEMTRRADTRFLIITHHAITMSRMDRLFGVTMAEQGVSQLVSVDLKKAEQMVA; translated from the coding sequence TTGCGCTTCAACCGGCTCCGGCTCAATGGCTTCAAGAGCTTCGTAGACCCCACCGATCTGGTGATCGCGGAGGGGCTGACGGGAGTCGTCGGCCCCAATGGCTGCGGCAAGTCGAACCTGCTGGAGGCGCTGCGCTGGGTGATGGGCGAGAACCGCCCGACCGCGATGCGCGGCGGGGGCATGGAGGACGTGATATTCGCCGGCGCCGCCACGCGGCCCGCGCGCAATTTCGCCGAGGTCAGCCTTCAGATCGACAATTCCGACCGTCTGGCCCCGCCCGAGTTCAACGATGCCGACATCCTGGAGGTTGTGCGTCGGATCACCCGAGATGCCGGCAGCGCCTACCGTGTCGGCGGCAAGGACGTGCGCGCCCGGGACGTGCAGATGCTGTTCGCCGACGCCTCGACCGGCGCCCATTCGCCCGCGCTGGTCCGCCAGGGGCAGATTTCCGAACTGATCAACGCCAAGCCCCGCAACCGCCGCCGCATCCTCGAAGAGGCGGCCGGGATCTCGGGCCTTTACCAACGGCGCCACGAAGCCGAGTTGAAGCTGAACGCGGCAGAGCAGAATCTTTCGCGCGTGGACGACGTGCTCGACCAGTTGTCGCAGCAGCTGTCACAGCTTGCGCGGCAGGCGCGGCAGGCGGCGCGCTACCGCGCACTCTCTGAGGACCTGCGCCACGCCGAGGGGCTTCTGCTCTATCGCCGCTGGCAGGAGGCCGATGCCGCGCGCGCCACGACCGAAGCCGAGTTGACGGAGCGCACCCGGGCGGCCGCAGCCGCGGAGGCGACGGCCCGCGAGGCGGCCAGGGCGCGCGAGACGGCGGAAGAGGCCCTGCCCCCGCTGCGCGAGGAAGAGGCGATCGCCGCGGCGATCCTGCAACGTCTCACCGTCCAGCGCGACGCACTCACCGAGGAGGAGGTCCGCGCGCGCGACGCCATCGAGACGCTGACCGGACGCATTGCCCAGCTTGGCCGCGACATGGAGCGGGAGAGCGGGCTCAACCGCGACGCCGGCGAAACCATCGCCCGGCTGGAAGAAGAGCAGGCCGCGCTCGACCAGGCCCATGAGGGCCACGGGGCCACGCTCGAGTCGGCCGCCGCAGCGGCCCAGGAGGCAGCCGCCGTCCTTCGCGAGCGCGAGGATGTGCTGAGCGAGAAGACCGAGGATGTGGCACGCCTCTCGGCCCGGCATCAATCGGCCCAGCGGCTGCGAGAGGATGCAGCGCGCACGCTTTCCCGGAACGAGGACGAAGCGGCCCGCGCACGCACGGCAGTCGGCGAGGCGACGGCCGCGCTCGATGCCGCGTCAGAGGCCGTGCGCGCGGCCACCGACCGCCAGACCCAGGCCACCGAGGCCGCTGAAGCGGCCGAGGCTGCGCTGGTCGCCGCCGACGAGGCGCGCGGCACCGCACATGCCCGCGAGGCCGAGGCCCGCGCCGAGCAGTCCGAGGCCGAGGGCGAGGCCGGGGCGCTCCGCGCCGAGGTGGCGGCTCTCGCGCGGCTGGTGGAGCGGGACACCGCCGAGGCCGGGCAAGTCCTCGACCAGCTCGGTGTCGAGTCAGGGTACGAAAAGGCGCTCGGGGCCGCGTTGGCCGACGACTTGCGCGCTCCCGAGGCGGAGACCGGGGCGGCCTCGGGCTGGGTCGCGCTGCCGCCGTACGACCGGTCGCAACCCCTGCCCGACGGGTCCGCGCCGCTGGCCGAGCATGTTTCCGTGCCCGCGGTCCTTCTCCGCCGCATCGGGCAGATCGGCCTTGTGCCGGATGCCGAAACCGGCCGGCGGCTGCAGGCCGAATTGCGCCCCGGACAAAGGCTGGTCAGCCCCAAAGGCGACCTCTGGCGCTGGGACGGCTTCCGCGCGGGCGCCGAGGATGCCCCCACCGCCGCCGCGCTGCGTCTGGAGCAGCGCAACCGCCTGGACGACCTCAAGCGCGATCTCGATAGGGCCAATGCCCGGGCCGCCGTCGCGGCACAGGCTCATGCCGAACTGGCCGAGGATCTGGCCTGTACGACCGAGGCCGATCGCGCCGCCCGCGAGGCGCGACGTGCCGCCGACCGCGATCTGGCCGAGGCGGGACGCACCCTCTCGCGCGCGGAAGGCGAGCGTGACATCGCGGCGAGCAAGCTCGAGTCGGCAAGGATGGCCGTTTCGCGCCACGAGGACGAGGCCACCGCGGCCCGCGCCCGCCTGAAAGAGGCCGAGGCCGCCTTGGCGGACCTGGGCGATCTAGATGAGGCGAGGGGCGAGGTCGAGGACATCAAGACCACCGTCGAGGCGGCCCGGATGACGATGATGGCGCGCCGCGCCGCCCATGACGAGCTCCGCCGCGACGGCGAGGCGCGGGCGCGCCGCCTGCAGGACATCGCCAAGGAGGTCGCGAGCTGGCGACGGCGGCTGGAGACCGCCGAGACACGGATCGCCGAGCTCGCCGATCGCAAGGCCGCCTCGGAAGAGGAACTGGGCAGGGCCGCCGCGGCACCCGAGGAGATCGCCGCCCGCCGCGAGGAACTCGCCGCCTCGATCGAGACCGCAGAGGTGCGGCGCCGCACGGCGGCCGACGCACTGGCCGAGGCAGAGACCGCCCTGCGCGAAACCGACCGCGCGGCGCGCGACTCCGAACGCGCGGCCGGCGAGGCGCGCGAGGCCCGCGCCGCCGCCGAGGCCCGCGCCGAGGCCGCGCGCGACAGCGTCGCCCAGGCAAGCGCCCGGATCGCCGAAGAGATGGAGACGACGCCCGCAGCGCTTCTCGAAAGCCTCGATGCCGGCCCCGACAAGCTGCCGTCCTCCGAGACGATCGAACACGATGTCACGAGGCTCAAGCGCCAGCGCGATGCGCTGGGTGCGGTGAACCTGCGCGCCGAGGAAGACGCCCGCGCGGTGCAGGAGGAGCACGACACCCTGACCGCCGAGAAACACGACCTCGAAGAAGCGATCAAGGCGCTGCGCTCCGGCATCGCCAGCCTCAACCGGGAAGGACGCGAACGACTGCTGACCGCGTTCGAACAGGTGAACTCCAATTTCGGGATGCTGTTCACCCACCTTTTCGGCGGCGGCGAGGCGCGGCTCGTTCTGGTCGAATCCGACGATCCGCTGGAGGCGGGCCTGGAGATCATGTGCCAGCCACCGGGCAAGAAGCTCTCGACGCTGTCGCTCTTGTCCGGGGGCGAACAGACGCTGACGGCGCTGGCGCTGATCTTCGGGGTGTTCCTGGCGAATCCCGCGCCAATCTGCGTGCTCGACGAGGTCGACGCACCGCTCGACGACGCCAACGTGACGCGGTTCTGCGACCTGCTGGACGAGATGACGCGGCGCGCCGATACGCGCTTCCTCATCATCACCCACCACGCGATCACCATGAGCCGGATGGACCGCCTGTTCGGAGTGACGATGGCCGAACAGGGGGTCAGCCAGCTGGTGTCGGTCGACCTGAAAAAGGCGGAACAGATGGTCGCCTGA
- a CDS encoding aspartate/glutamate racemase family protein yields the protein MKTIGILGGMSAASTALYCEALNRGARERLGGLHSAELLIRSLDFAVVERMQEEGDWAAAGHLLSREARALEAGGAELLILATNTMHKLADQMMAGVAIPFLHIADATAAAIRTAGLSKPGLMATAYTMEQTFYTDRLRAAGLTPMLPGPEDRAETHRIIYDELCRDVIRDESRAAYEGIAMRLAKRGADCLILGCTEVGLLLNAGNVPVPVFDTVGIHCDAVLDMALAGKAARIA from the coding sequence GTGAAGACCATCGGCATCCTCGGCGGCATGTCCGCCGCCTCGACCGCGCTCTATTGCGAGGCGCTGAACCGCGGGGCGCGTGAGCGGTTGGGCGGCTTGCATTCGGCCGAGCTGCTGATCCGGTCGCTGGATTTCGCGGTGGTGGAGCGGATGCAGGAGGAGGGCGACTGGGCGGCGGCCGGGCACCTGTTGAGCCGTGAGGCGCGCGCGCTTGAGGCCGGCGGCGCGGAACTGCTGATCCTCGCCACGAACACCATGCACAAGCTGGCCGATCAGATGATGGCGGGCGTGGCGATCCCCTTTCTGCACATCGCCGACGCCACGGCCGCGGCGATCCGCACGGCCGGTCTGTCGAAACCGGGGCTGATGGCGACCGCCTACACGATGGAGCAGACCTTCTACACCGACCGCCTGCGGGCCGCCGGCCTCACGCCGATGCTGCCCGGCCCGGAAGATCGCGCCGAGACCCACCGCATCATCTATGACGAGTTGTGCCGCGACGTGATCCGCGACGAAAGCCGCGCGGCCTACGAGGGAATCGCGATGCGGCTGGCCAAACGGGGTGCCGATTGCCTGATCCTAGGCTGCACCGAGGTGGGCCTTCTGCTCAACGCCGGCAATGTCCCTGTGCCGGTCTTCGACACGGTCGGGATTCATTGCGATGCGGTGCTCGACATGGCGCTGGCGGGCAAGGCGGCCAGGATCGCCTGA
- a CDS encoding GNAT family N-acetyltransferase has product MAFTITTESPLTPEGRALVEASQAALLEVYPPEECFSFSAEELAARNTQFLVARDGGQPVGCVALVDEGLYGEVKRLYVDSVRRGQGVGGVLMDDLERAARDIGLGWLLLETGAALEAAVALYRRLGFVERGPFGSYPDIASNLFMEKRIGFSLRGPQGAEQESLA; this is encoded by the coding sequence ATGGCCTTCACCATCACCACCGAGAGCCCGCTGACGCCTGAGGGCCGTGCGCTTGTCGAGGCAAGCCAGGCGGCGCTTCTGGAAGTCTATCCGCCGGAAGAGTGCTTCAGCTTCTCGGCCGAGGAACTTGCAGCCAGGAACACGCAATTCCTGGTGGCGCGCGACGGCGGCCAGCCGGTGGGGTGTGTCGCCTTGGTGGACGAGGGCCTTTATGGCGAGGTCAAGCGACTCTATGTCGATTCGGTGCGGCGCGGCCAGGGTGTCGGTGGCGTGCTGATGGACGACCTGGAGCGTGCGGCGCGGGATATCGGGCTCGGCTGGCTCCTGCTGGAGACCGGCGCCGCGCTGGAGGCCGCAGTCGCCCTTTATCGACGCCTGGGGTTCGTCGAGCGTGGGCCGTTCGGCAGCTATCCCGACATTGCCTCGAACCTGTTCATGGAAAAGCGGATCGGGTTCAGCCTGCGAGGTCCTCAGGGGGCCGAGCAGGAGAGCCTCGCATAG